TGCCACTTTAACTTAACCTTAAAGGAGCCTTGAGACTTCAAAACCTCCAGTGTTCCGTCATTCCTCTAAGCCTATCTTCTTTGAGCATTTCAGGATAATAATCAGAATTGGGGCCTATTAATACTAAAATGGAAAAGGAGTCATGTTTTTGGAGCTATTCTTGTTTTGTATTTAAGCACTTAGATTAATTCCTTGATCACGTGTAACGTAATGTGTTCACTAAGGAAACATTTTTGCCTTTTGTAATATAAAACAATACTAGTTTGTATTCTGTATTCCTGGTTTCTCCCTTTTATGATTTGTGTTGCCATTTATAATACTCCTCAaaatataagttcagttcagttcagttcgtcaCTCAGTGtgaaaacttttagaaaacaatTAACCCTAGATCAAGAGGATTATTTGCCATGGCATCAGTTTTCTTAAAGCCTCAAGCAACTCTACAGTTTACTTTTGAGAGATGAGGTTCATGTGGACTGCAGATAGGGGCTGGATGTTGGTGCTTATAGTCCaagaaagtggacagtgaaagtTTGAGCTTGGCTGTGACAGTTGGACAAAAATTGGAtcaccattcttttcttttcaccttcTGAATAAATCTCCAAGTTATTAATCAGATTCATTCCACTGGGCTTGAATTAACTAAGGCaacttttaaaatccaaattGCCTGCCTATTTACTTTTCTCAAactttccccttttccctctAGATGTaggaaatattcagaatatagaCTAGAACTCCATTCAAATATGTAAGTGCGGTTTTTAAACCAAAACCTctcctgttcatttttcttctagGACTGTATTTTGAGCCTGAACCAATTCCTTCCACACCCAATTATTTCCAACCCCGAGAATTTTCCAGTTGTGTTTCTTGTGAAGAAAACCCAGGTTTTCTGGACCAGATATTTGATTCCTACCTTCAGCCAGAGACACACCCGGATCCTTCGCTCAGTTCCATGCAAAGTACTCCACACTATTTCCCAGACAGCTTCCAAGCTGCCCCTTTCTGCTTTAACCAGAGCCTGGTAATTTATCTCTGTTCTTTACAAAACCTGTTATTGCCTACTATGGGGCAGAGAGTTTGTATCATCTCGTGAGAAATCATACAAACGCTATCAACAAGGAAATCATCCAGGAAGCCAGCAAAGACTGATGTAAAACCCAACAGAGGTAGAAATAGCCACATATTGAAGGGCAAAAACCTGTGGAAACACGTGTAATCACGATTTCCTGAGTCAGCTATGCCCAGAGTACATTGGTGTGTGGCCATAAAAAGGTTTCCTGGCAATattcatttaatgtttttaaactgtaaaattcagacttctcTCTGTTGGAAATTACTGATTTAAACAATGGCCCTTGGATTTTTGAGTTCTAGAAAATGGAATTAAGGCTGTGTCAACAAGGCAAACTGTCATCTGATAAGgagctatttctgttttattttgacaCTTAATTGGCTCTCCTAACTGGTCATATTGGTCTGGTACAGGCATAAGAGCCCATTTTAGTCTGAGATGGTTGGTAAAAAATGAAGCCCTAATAGTTGAAAACATTTACATTGTCTGTTCATATCAGACCTTAAATTATTGAAAATGTGTTATCAGTTTAAATGGAGTGAGGCTTCCATTGGTAGTTACCAGTTGTTGAAGATGTCTTTTAGATACTgttaaaaaccttaaaaacagggttttttttaatataaattctttCTTGCTTTTGGTTTGTCAAAAGTCCATGTAAGTAAGTGAATTTTAAGGGGATAAGAAATTAACTCTACAGGATATACACACAGGGCCCCCCAAATATCCACTTCTCTTCCAGCTCCCAAGTTAGGCTTTCTCAGTAACAATCGTGGACCCGCTTAAGAGGGAGCAGAAAGTACCTTTTTCCACAGAGGACAAGACTTTAGTGCCTATAACAGGATTTTGGAGTCTTGGAGCCTCCCAGACACTGGCTCTGTGAGGATCCCAGCTCTCCCTGTGTATTCACCTTCTTCTCCACAGtcaagggtgtggagaaacatCCAGGGTGCCACCTGCCCCTTACATCAAGGCACAAGCAATATTTGATGTGCAGGTGACCACGCACAATGGGATTTTGTGGTTTCAAGAACAAAGCATCCTGTAAAGTATGCTTATAACAAAGAAAGCCAGTGAAGCAGGGCAGTTTATTGTTGGGAAAGAAATAGGTAAATAGAGAATGTGGTGTCATGAAATCACACAGCCAGCAAATAAAATTACTTCTGCAGATTTGGGTTGGGTCGGATGGTTttgttatgcttttttttttttttcacccctaATGTTCTTTTACTCTGAGTTAATAAATCCGCTCTATTCAGTTCTTTTAATCCTGTCTAATTTATCACGCCTTTTGGTCCTTGGTTTTCATCTCTTTAGACGACGCCAGAATCGCCTTCGGATTCCTCCACTCTCTCTAGCTCCTTAGACTACAATTACtgtcctgctcagctgccttcatACACCGCGGAGAGCCACACCGCTCTCCCGCAGCTGGACACCAGGAACTGCGGCCACCCGTCGGAAGATTACACCTACTCTCACCCGCCCGCGCACGCCCAGTATGACAGCTTCTCCCCCGCCTCCATCTGCTGCTGTGCCTCCTGTGAGGCCGAACGCTTGGACGCCTTCAGAGCCTCAGACTGCTTTTCCTACCCCAGCACAGACTATGTGAATTTCGCTCCCTCCGCAGCAGCAAGCAGTGATTTCTATAAGAGGGAAACAAATTGGGACATTTGCTACAGTTAATAGAAATGACGCCTATTTGGAACATGAcgtgtacatctttttttttttttttcttttttgaccacCTCTAGATGACAACTCAAAATATACAACCTGctaacaaaatatcacaggtGCAGTTTACATGTCACCGTTTTTGGTTTTCTGACACTAACTGAGGCATCAAGACAGAGTCCTTAGGCTCAGTCATACTGCCACTCCTACTTTGTATGCTTAACGGTTAAAATTTTTGTAGGGAACATTCggttgttttacttttttgtgtgtaacgaacaaatgataattttttaactaataaataattttgtattacTAAAAGTtggcttgttttttaaattttccactaGTCATTCCCCAACTGATATGAATAATATCAAGTTATTCTGGAAATCAAGAATTACTCTTTAGTATTTAATCCCACTTGTTCAcagattgaaaattattttaatgtggtGAGGTGCCTTGGCTCCCGTGGGCATGGAGGGTAGACACAGCTGTGATGGCTGAAACGGGACATTCAGCCTCCACTGCTAGACGAGTGTATACATCTTGGGGTAACATCAGAGAAAGACATGTATGAATCATTAGTTCCTCACGTGTATCAGTGGTCAATGGAAGGTTAAGATGCCTCAAAAGCACATCATACCTACAGCAGGGTTAAACTGTAGATAATTCTTTTCATACCCCAAATCCTGTTTTGTAAACTTCGAGGGCAAATACTTAATCTTTCTCTTGAGAGCTGCCATGCAGTTGATGTACCACAAAGGTTAGAATTCTTTGTTACTTTCTATTTCTGAATTTCTGCTTTAGGTCTTTAAATATGCATCACTTATTTACAGATTGATTTATAGAATTGACCATGTTATTTACAATTGAACTTCCTCTGATTAATCTGTTTGAACAAGGCCAACTGCCTTTCAAGGTGAAGAGGAGCTACTAAAGCTATCTGTCCTAAACTATACTGTTGAATCCTGTTTGTTGAGGGCATGAAGGCACAGGACTTCATCTTCACAGTGAGGTCTGGGGGCATTTTCCATGTCCTGAGGTTCAGCACAATGGAAGCAATACTGGTACCACTGGTACTGGCCACAGCTACCATTTTCCGAGCCCTTCCTATGTGCCAGAATTGTCTATTGATCTTCTCACACATCATCTCAATCTTCACAATAACATTGATAGCAAAATGAGAagtctgaggttcagagaagttaagccaCCTGCCCACTGTCACGCAGCCAATAAGTGGCTGCGCTTGGGTCTGAAAAATACCAAGAAGTGCTCCCTACTCTCCGCTGGTGAAACGTTTGAGCTGCCATTTGTGAAAGACTGCTCAGGAGCCTGAGGAATCATTCTCCATTAAACCCCAACCTCCCTGTTGACACAAAACTGTGTTCCCAGCTGCCTACAAATAGTCAGAGCTTTCCAGCTGGGTCGGACTGTCCACAGGAAAAAAGGTGCCAAGCACAAGAGCTGGAAGATGGAGGGGAAGAAGGTGACAAGCCTCCACCTCAGTGAGTTTCTTTTGATCAGGAGACACATTTGCTTTCAAACTGACACCATCTGACTGTCCCTTCCCTGGGGACTCTACTAAGGCTTGGGCAAACATGACGAGTTACAACCTGCCTCTGGGATAGATGTGCCAGGGGAACAGAACAATCACTGCCTTTCTGAGacaccaataaaaataaaattttaatagtttcaAACCAAACTGAAACTGGTCTattgtcaacaaatgtctgtgCACACAGCCCAAAGCCCCTGCACACCTTGTACCCACCCCCAGCAGCTGCCCCAAAGAGACAAAGAGCAAAGAACACACAGATGTCCAGTGGTTGGCACCAAAATCTCTTTCCTGGAtgccattctttttttcattcccCACTTCTATCCTCTGCTTTCTGAATCGGTGACCTTGCAGCGTTGAGAGCACTTCCTGCTTCCTTGTATCTGGTTCTTTCTTCACATGTCCTTTAATTTTTCCCCTAAATCTGACATGGAaaaagattcattttttaaaaatgtgagacAAGAGCTAAAATCTCTACTGTGTATTATGATGAATAACTCCAACTTTAAAATggacttcacaggtggtgctagtggataaatatccacctgccaatgcaggagatgcaagagatgcaggttcaatcccctgggttgggaagatcccctggaatagaaaatggcaccccactccagtattcttacctggaaaatcccatgggcagaggagcctggcagactatatacagtccatgcgtttgcaaagagtcagacatgactgagcacaaagcaTATAAAATGGTCCTTAAGATCTTTGCAAAAATTTGGGGCCACAGAACACCTGACACGCTACAAAGTCAATGGACACAGTCCACCTAGCCTCTTACCCACTGCAGCTCACACAGTGACATGGGAGCTGCACAGCAGCTCTGAGACAGCCCAGAACGCTTCTCATCAATAGATGCCTAAGAAGCTGGATAAAATACAGGTGcccaggaaaaggtcagttttcattccaatcccaaagacaataccaatgaatgctcaaattactgtacaattgcactcatttcacaattGTTATCAAAATTATGTTCAAAACCCttaaagctaggcttcagcagtatttgaactgagaaattctagatgttcaagcaggatttagaaaaggcagagaaccagagatcaaattgcccacatccgttggatcataaaaaaaaaatcaagagaattccagaaaaacatctacttctgcttcattgattatgctaaagcttttgactgtgtggatcacaacaaactgtggaaaattcttacagaaatggaagtaccagaccatattacctgtctcctgaaaagtctgtatgcaggttaagaagcaacagttagaaccggacatggaacaacagattggttcaaaattgggaaaggagtacgtcaaggcttgtTTAacctgtcaccctgcttgtttaacttctgtgcagagtacaggctggatgaagcacaaactggaatcaagattgccaggagaaatatcaataacctcagatatgcagatcacaccacccttatggcagaaaacaaagaggaactaaagagcctcttgatgaaggtgaaagaggagagtgaaaaagctggcttgaaactcaacattcaaaaaacgaagatctgGCATCCacccccatcacttcatggcaaattgatggggaaaaagtggaaacagtgacagactctattttgggggctccaaaatcactgtggatgtgattgcagccacgaaattaaaggaCACCTGCTCCttgctatgacacacctagacggtgtattaaaaaacagtgacatcttgccaacaaaggtccacgtggtcaaagctatggtttttccaatagtcactcacatacagttgtgagagttggacaataaagaaggctgagcaccgaagaattgatgctttcaacatgtggtgctagagaaaactgTTGTGAGCCCCTTGAGACagcaagattaaaccagtcagtcctaaaggaaatcaactctgaatattcaatggaaagactgatgttgaagctaaagctccaatactttggtcacctgatgtgaagactctttggaaaaggccctgatactgagaaagattgaggacaagaggagaagagggcaacagagaatgagatggttggatggcatcactgactcaatggaaataaatttgagcaagctcaaggagataatgaaggacagggaagtttggcgtgctacagtccatggtgtcgaaaAGGTttgggcaggactgagtgactgaacaatagcaccTCGGTGTGAGAAAGCATGATCAGTAAGTCAGTGGTAGGGCCCAGGCATCTGCCTGTTTAAATGTATCTaagttgattcttttttttttttcattcagtaagTCGTTGGTTGATTCTGATTTAGGTGGTCCTCTGTCTACACTTAAAACACTGATatggatgtatggcagaaaccaatgttgtaaagtaattatcctccaattaaaaataaaacgaaATAACACTGATGTTCCGTGTCTGGATTGTTCCCTTGTAACTTGGAAGAACTCAGAAGCTTTAATAATAGCTTATATGGACTGAGTTCTTTCTGTGGGCCAACGCAGTGGGCCCTATCTTGTTTAATCTTCAAACAACCACACAAGATAGACACTATAATGGTCTCATTTTTCTCAATGATAAAATTGCTGTTTTGAGAGATGAAATaacttgcccatggtcacacaACCTATAAATCAAGACAGAGTCCTCAAATTCTGTTTATCTGATGCCACAGTCAGACCTTCTAATAGTCTCAGCATGCATTCCATGCATTAGACGTGGAGGAATAATCTATTTGGAATTTGATCTTTGCCCTAAAAGTTGCATGTGTATCTGGACACGAATATTTGTAGCCAGTTCCTCATACCACAGAGACATTTAATAAGGTTACAAATATAagttcaaatgaatgaataattttgttattcagaacccttgaaagtgaaaatgaagtcactcagctgtgtccgaccctttgcgaccccatggactataccctaccaggttcctccgtccatgagattttccaggcaagaatactggagtgggttgccatttcctactgcaggaaatcttcccaacccaggggttgaacccgagtctcccacattgtaggcagatgctttaccgtctgagccaccaggaaagtccattcaGAACCATTAGGAACattaataaagcaaaatattGATTAAGTGCTTATCATGTGCAAGACTGATTACATGCCTTCAAAATTCagtcaaaaatttaaaagagagacGTAGAGAATGGACTAGTGGGCACAGAGAGGCAGAagcattgacatgtatacactctcatgtgtaaaacagatagctagttgGAAACTgctatgtaacacagggagcccagtttGGCACTCTGTAATGATCTAGAGGTGCGGAATCGTGGTGAAGGCTTAAGAGGGAAGGGCATATAAATATGATGATAATTGATTTGCACTGATGTACATCAGAGACctccacaacattgtaaagcaattatcctctaataaaaatttttaattaaatttaaaaacacacaagaaataaggatgtgatttttaaaatttaaaactgggAGGATGGGCATGGACTGATTTTCAAATTCTTAGGAAATTTATATTAGGGTCAAACCTTAAAGCCTGAGAGAGATGAGATAAAGTTTAAAGTAGTAAACATTTGGAAACCATTACCTCGATCAATGGCCCAGAGCAGTGACATTTGTCAGCTGGCCTAAGACTGCAAGTAGACATCAGAGAGCAAAGTACAATTAAAGATAACTGGAATGATGGAGCCAGGCAGAGCTGAGGAGAGGGGCCATGCAGTGCCTCTTTTCAGTAGAAAATGGTTTTTAAAGTGATTATTCATTCTAGAAAGATGAAGGTTAAATAAATTAGAATCAAAGCCAATGAAAACTCTGACTATTATAGATTAAAATAAACATGGACTTACAACGATTTCTAAATCCTCAAACCCTCTGTGATGCCTGCACAACGTTGGCATGGCTGCTCAAGAAAATTAACCTTCACACTTCCTCGCTTCTTCATATGGATGAAGAATACAGATGCCCTGCTGAAGAAACAAGAGTTGGTCAGGGGCAGGGTATCACAAAGCCCTAAAGACTAGAGTTTAGTGCAGCAAGACAGGGGTGCAGGGTGTTCAGGGCTAGGCGGCTCTGTGCTTTAAAAGGCAGGGAACATAACCCATTTCTTACTCCCGGTAGGCCTCTGGGCAAGATGTAGGAGCTGGAAGATGAACAAATCTGAGAGGAGATAGGTTCGCACAATAATAAAGTTCTAAACTCATTGAGGGCAGGAATCTGTGTCCATTCAGAAAACAGTTTCTCTTGCTTAATATGGATAGAGAACGTGCACTTGGTCCCTGGAAAatatgtgtatgtgagagagaga
Above is a genomic segment from Bos javanicus breed banteng chromosome 15, ARS-OSU_banteng_1.0, whole genome shotgun sequence containing:
- the POU2AF3 gene encoding POU class 2 homeobox associating factor 3; this translates as MSDLSAERTLRAQQRRRGELEARDEPGTRAGRPEPGRGGSCADPGPHSLPLGPRTRGGSLRETVDGGKEKPKVYQGVRVKITVKELLQQRRAHQAASGGTQSGGNSVHLSDPVPPSSAGLYFEPEPIPSTPNYFQPREFSSCVSCEENPGFLDQIFDSYLQPETHPDPSLSSMQSTPHYFPDSFQAAPFCFNQSLTTPESPSDSSTLSSSLDYNYCPAQLPSYTAESHTALPQLDTRNCGHPSEDYTYSHPPAHAQYDSFSPASICCCASCEAERLDAFRASDCFSYPSTDYVNFAPSAAASSDFYKRETNWDICYS